Below is a genomic region from Anaerolineales bacterium.
TTATGACCGTAAAACACGGAATTCTCGGTTTGCTGGCCCTCCAGCCGCGCTACGGATACGAACTACGCGCGGCCTTCCTCGCCGTGGTCGGCGGGGAGGGCAACTGGGACCTTAAGCCGGCCCAGATCTATTCCACCCTCGGCCGGCTGGAGCAGGCCGGGCTGGTGAAAGCTCCGGGAGGATCCCGCAAGCGCAATCCGGAGAAGCGGGTTTTTTCCATCAGCGCCCGCGGCCGCGGCGAATTGGAGCGCTGGTTTGAAAACAACGAACCGCCGGATCACCAGCGCGACGGAACCTACCTGAAGATGGTCCTCAGCCTGGCCACCGGCCTGGCCGATCCGCGCCAGATCGTCGGCCGCGAACGGGCGATGCTCTACCGGGAACTGCACCGGGCGACCGCCCGCCGGTCTGAAGCGGATCCGCAACGCGAACTCGCGCTGATTCTGCTGCTCGACAAGACGATCATGCACCTGGAGGCCGACCTGCGCTGGCTGGATATGCTCGAATCCCGGCTGGATGAGATCCGCAGACAGCCGGTTCCGGAGCCGGACCTGAGGCCGAGGGGCCGGCCGAAAAAACAGTAAGCCGGTCTTTCCGTCTGCCGCTGTCCTCCGGCTGGCCCTGCCCGGCGGACCCGAGCCGAAAGCAGGGGGTATGGAAAGGGATGGCGCGGACGGACGGAAGGAAAAGGGAAGAAAGGATCAACTCCTGCGCATCGTGACGGCGGTTTCGATCCGCGGGGAGCATTTATCCGACCGCCAATGTTGTTGAAGTGAGGCAAGCATGGCGCTCGTTCAGACGGAAAACCTGACAAAAATCTACGGAACCGGTGAGGCGGCGGTGACCGCGCTCGACGGTGTGAATCTGCGGATCAATCCCGGTGAGTTCGTCGCCGTGATGGGGCCGAGCGGGTGCGGCAAATCGACGCTGCTTCATCTGATCGGCGGCTTGGATCGGCCGACGGAGGGCAGCGTGGTCCTCGACGGAACCCCGCTGACCGAGATGAAGGACGACGACCTGGCCAGGCTTCGCCGCCGGCGGATCGGGTTCGTCTTCCAGTTCTACAACCTGATTCCCGTCCTCAATGCCGCGGAAAAC
It encodes:
- a CDS encoding PadR family transcriptional regulator, encoding MTVKHGILGLLALQPRYGYELRAAFLAVVGGEGNWDLKPAQIYSTLGRLEQAGLVKAPGGSRKRNPEKRVFSISARGRGELERWFENNEPPDHQRDGTYLKMVLSLATGLADPRQIVGRERAMLYRELHRATARRSEADPQRELALILLLDKTIMHLEADLRWLDMLESRLDEIRRQPVPEPDLRPRGRPKKQ